In a single window of the Eleginops maclovinus isolate JMC-PN-2008 ecotype Puerto Natales chromosome 6, JC_Emac_rtc_rv5, whole genome shotgun sequence genome:
- the LOC134866134 gene encoding E3 ubiquitin-protein ligase RNF126-like, with translation MAEAPQRPCRFFCHRCSAEISPRLPDYTCPRCDSGFIEELSEERSTENGSASTSSTSDQNRPAFESMDHQQLFTFPSGYGPFALGIFDENFDLRTRLPTEDNRETENRREREMASRQRYSARQPRGRHVPRRQGTRHEGVPTLEGIIQQLVNGIIAPTAMPNMGMGPWGMLHSNPMDYAWGANGLDAIITQLLNQFENTGPPPADRERIKSLPTVTITEEHVGAGLECPVCKEDYSVEENVRQLPCNHLFHNACIVPWLEQHDTCPVCRKSLSGQNTATDPPGLSGMNFSPSSSSSSSPSSPNNENAARNS, from the exons ATGGCTGAAGCTCCACAACGGCCCTGCCGGTTTTTCTGTCACCGGTGTTCGGCAGAAATCAGTCCGCGTCTACCG GACTACACCTGTCCACGCTGTGATTCGGGTTTCATTGAGGAGCTGTCTGAGGAAAGAAG tacTGAAAATGGGTCCGCATCCACGTCCTCTACCAGTGATCAGAACCGGCCAGCTTTtgag AGCATGGATCACCAACAATTGTTCACATTTCCCTCTGGGTACGGTCCATTCGCACTTGGGATTTTCGATGAGAACTTCGACCTTCGAACGCGGCTACCCAcagaggacaacagagagacagaaaacaggagagaaagggaaatggCTTCGCGGCAACGATACAGTGCACGGCAACCACGGGGTCGACATGTTCCTCGAAGACAGGGTACGCGCCATGAAGGAGTGCCCACATTAGAGGG AATTATTCAGCAGCTAGTAAATGGAATAATAGCACCTACAGCCATGCCAAATATGGGGATGGGACCATG GGGTATGCTACATTCTAATCCAATGGATTATGCGTGGGGAGCCAATGGTCTTGATGCTATCATTACACAA TTGTTGAACCAGTTTGAAAACACGGGCCCGCCTCCTGCAGACAGGGAAAGGATAAAGAGTTTACCTACAGTTACCATCACAGAGGAACATGTGG GTGCTGGTTTAGAGTGCCCTGTGTGCAAAGAAGACTACAGCGTTGAGGAGAATGTCAGACAGCTGCCTTGCAATCATTTGTTTCACAATGCCTGTATAGTGCCATGGCTGGAACAG CACGATACATGTCCTGTCTGCAGGAAGAGTTTGAGTGGACAGAACACAGCCACAGACCCACCTGGGTTATCAGGAATGAACTTctctccttcatcctcctcttcttcctcccctaGCTCACCTAACAATGAGAATGCTGCCAGAAACTCTTAG
- the sugp1 gene encoding SURP and G-patch domain-containing protein 1 isoform X1 — protein sequence MEPGDAGRGGWRSKPIQPQKNKMNMNILRQEKLIAQKKKEIEARLAEKAKMTVHTPTKPLPQSFPSLQGPSSNKFVNDGSFLQQFMRMHKDKPNSGPTSDTKTPTTSTSPPEGNALQKKSILVGKRPGLGVSSMLSQFKNYSHSKKNPVLSQRPSVFCSPDEEDEEEEEDYSRFLEMKVSPPEDSDIRLIIDKMASFVAEGGAELERKAKEDYKDNPIFSFLYDKSSMEFLYYKNRVAELRKDLLRPDNASDNVSPPVDAETQQVAEKLARFVAEGGPEVEAIAAERNRDNPAFSFLYDHQSPAHRLYKEKLQEYRAAASQSFSPPASESGADLQRPLAPAFYAPHLNSAPQPHTKEAGTPPVKRKRKSRWGSEDDKVEMPIPPIIIPQEVHVPDPDMPCLSIQELRGLGYKKGKPQGLVGVTELSDEQKKQIKEQQEMQEMYDMIMKHKRAMAEMQVVWEKAIREHQHEYDSDEEVDQNAGTWEHNLRKQEMEKTREWAESLTEMGRGKTFIGDFLPPEELDKFMETFKALKEGRDPDLSEYKEFKLTVENLGFRMLMKMGWKEGDGLGSDGQGIKAPVNKGTTAMNGAGFGVDRPAVLTRNDDEYDAFRKRMMLAYRFRPNPLNNPRRPYY from the exons ATGGAACCTGGCGATGCAG gtcGAGGAGGATGGAGGTCCAAGCCTATCCAGccacagaaaaacaagatgaataTGAATATTCTCCGCCAAGAGAAGCTGATAGctcagaagaagaaggagattGAGGCCAGATTAgcagaaaaagcaaaaatgacCGTGCATACACCAACCAAACCCCTGCCTCAAAG TTTCCCCAGCCTTCAAGGTCCTTCCTCAAACAAGTTCGTAAATGACGGAAGCTTCCTACAGCAGTTCATGAGGATGCACAAGGACAAACCAAACAGCG GTCCTACCAGTGATACCAAAACTCCAACAACCTCAACTTCCCCGCCAGAAGGAAACGCACTGCAGAAAAAGAGCATTCTTGTTGGCAAGCGGCCTGGCCTTGGAGTCAGTAGCATGCTTAGTCAGTTTAAAAACTACTCCCACTCAAAGAAGAATCCTGTTCTTAGCCAGAGGCCAAGTGTATTTTGTTCTCctgatgaggaagatgaggaagaagaggaggattaCTCCAGATTCTTAGAAATGAAAG TCTCCCCCCCAGAGGATTCAGACATCAGACTCATTATCGACAAGATGGCCTCTTTTGTGGCAGAGGGAGGAGCTGAGCTGGAGAGAAAGGCCAAGGAAGACTACAAGGACAATCCTATTTTCTC ATTTTTATACGATAAGAGCAGCATGGAGTTTCTCTACTATAAAAACAGAGTTGCAGAATTGAGAAAAGATTTGCTAAGACCAGATAACGCGTCAGATAATG TCTCCCCCCCAGTGGACGCGGAAACCCAGCAGGTGGCTGAGAAGCTGGCCAGGTTTGTGGCGGAGGGCGGCCCCGAGGTGGAAGCCATCGCTGCTGAGCGTAACCGGGACAACCCTGCCTTCAG TTTTTTATATGACCATCAAAGTCCAGCCCACCGCCTCTACAAAGAGAAACTGCAGGAGTATCGTGCTGCAGCCTCGCAGAGCTTCTCCCCTCCAGCATCAGAGTCGGGGGCAGATCTTCAGCGCCCGTTGGCTCCAGCATTTTATGCTCCACATCTGAACTCTGCTCCTCAACCCCACACTAAGGAGGCAGGAACTCCACCCGTAAAGCGAAAGAGAAAGAGTAGATGGGGGTCTGAGGATGACAAAGTGGAGATGCCCATTCCTCCCATCATTATTCCTCAGGAGGTTCATGTTCCAGACCCTGACATGCCATGTCTCTCTA TCCAGGAGTTGAGAGGTCTTGGTTATAAGAAAGGGAAGCCTCAGGGTTTGGTGGGAGTGACAGAACTATCTGATGAACAGaagaaacaaatcaaagaaCAACAAGAG ATGCAAGAGATGTATGACATGATCATGAAGCACAAGCGTGCGATGGCAGAGATGCAGGTAGTGTGGGAGAAGGCCATCAGAGAACACCAGCATGAATACGACAGTGATGAAGAAGTGGACCAGAATGCAGGCACCTGGGAGCATAACCTACGTAAACAGGAAATGGAGAAGACCCGTG AGTGGGCAGAATCTCTGACAGAAATGGGTAGAGGGAAAACTTTTATTGGTGATTTCCTGCCCCCTGAGGAACTGGATAAGTTCATGGAGACCTTCAAGGCACTCAAG GAGGGCCGTGACCCGGACCTATCAGAGTACAAAGAGTTTAAGTTGACGGTGGAGAATCTTGGTTTCCGAATGCTTATGAAGATGGGCTGGAAGGAAGGAGATGGCTTGGGCAGTGATGGACAGGGCATCAAGGCTCCTGTCAACAA GGGAACCACGGCTATGAACGGAGCCGGGTTTGGAGTTGACCGTCCTGCTGTGCTCACCAGAAATGATGATGAATATGATGCTTTTAGAAAGAGGATGATGCTTGCTTACCGCTTCAGGCCCAACCCACTG AATAACCCACGAAGACCATATTACTGA
- the sugp1 gene encoding SURP and G-patch domain-containing protein 1 isoform X2: MNMNILRQEKLIAQKKKEIEARLAEKAKMTVHTPTKPLPQSFPSLQGPSSNKFVNDGSFLQQFMRMHKDKPNSGPTSDTKTPTTSTSPPEGNALQKKSILVGKRPGLGVSSMLSQFKNYSHSKKNPVLSQRPSVFCSPDEEDEEEEEDYSRFLEMKVSPPEDSDIRLIIDKMASFVAEGGAELERKAKEDYKDNPIFSFLYDKSSMEFLYYKNRVAELRKDLLRPDNASDNVSPPVDAETQQVAEKLARFVAEGGPEVEAIAAERNRDNPAFSFLYDHQSPAHRLYKEKLQEYRAAASQSFSPPASESGADLQRPLAPAFYAPHLNSAPQPHTKEAGTPPVKRKRKSRWGSEDDKVEMPIPPIIIPQEVHVPDPDMPCLSIQELRGLGYKKGKPQGLVGVTELSDEQKKQIKEQQEMQEMYDMIMKHKRAMAEMQVVWEKAIREHQHEYDSDEEVDQNAGTWEHNLRKQEMEKTREWAESLTEMGRGKTFIGDFLPPEELDKFMETFKALKEGRDPDLSEYKEFKLTVENLGFRMLMKMGWKEGDGLGSDGQGIKAPVNKGTTAMNGAGFGVDRPAVLTRNDDEYDAFRKRMMLAYRFRPNPLNNPRRPYY, from the exons atgaataTGAATATTCTCCGCCAAGAGAAGCTGATAGctcagaagaagaaggagattGAGGCCAGATTAgcagaaaaagcaaaaatgacCGTGCATACACCAACCAAACCCCTGCCTCAAAG TTTCCCCAGCCTTCAAGGTCCTTCCTCAAACAAGTTCGTAAATGACGGAAGCTTCCTACAGCAGTTCATGAGGATGCACAAGGACAAACCAAACAGCG GTCCTACCAGTGATACCAAAACTCCAACAACCTCAACTTCCCCGCCAGAAGGAAACGCACTGCAGAAAAAGAGCATTCTTGTTGGCAAGCGGCCTGGCCTTGGAGTCAGTAGCATGCTTAGTCAGTTTAAAAACTACTCCCACTCAAAGAAGAATCCTGTTCTTAGCCAGAGGCCAAGTGTATTTTGTTCTCctgatgaggaagatgaggaagaagaggaggattaCTCCAGATTCTTAGAAATGAAAG TCTCCCCCCCAGAGGATTCAGACATCAGACTCATTATCGACAAGATGGCCTCTTTTGTGGCAGAGGGAGGAGCTGAGCTGGAGAGAAAGGCCAAGGAAGACTACAAGGACAATCCTATTTTCTC ATTTTTATACGATAAGAGCAGCATGGAGTTTCTCTACTATAAAAACAGAGTTGCAGAATTGAGAAAAGATTTGCTAAGACCAGATAACGCGTCAGATAATG TCTCCCCCCCAGTGGACGCGGAAACCCAGCAGGTGGCTGAGAAGCTGGCCAGGTTTGTGGCGGAGGGCGGCCCCGAGGTGGAAGCCATCGCTGCTGAGCGTAACCGGGACAACCCTGCCTTCAG TTTTTTATATGACCATCAAAGTCCAGCCCACCGCCTCTACAAAGAGAAACTGCAGGAGTATCGTGCTGCAGCCTCGCAGAGCTTCTCCCCTCCAGCATCAGAGTCGGGGGCAGATCTTCAGCGCCCGTTGGCTCCAGCATTTTATGCTCCACATCTGAACTCTGCTCCTCAACCCCACACTAAGGAGGCAGGAACTCCACCCGTAAAGCGAAAGAGAAAGAGTAGATGGGGGTCTGAGGATGACAAAGTGGAGATGCCCATTCCTCCCATCATTATTCCTCAGGAGGTTCATGTTCCAGACCCTGACATGCCATGTCTCTCTA TCCAGGAGTTGAGAGGTCTTGGTTATAAGAAAGGGAAGCCTCAGGGTTTGGTGGGAGTGACAGAACTATCTGATGAACAGaagaaacaaatcaaagaaCAACAAGAG ATGCAAGAGATGTATGACATGATCATGAAGCACAAGCGTGCGATGGCAGAGATGCAGGTAGTGTGGGAGAAGGCCATCAGAGAACACCAGCATGAATACGACAGTGATGAAGAAGTGGACCAGAATGCAGGCACCTGGGAGCATAACCTACGTAAACAGGAAATGGAGAAGACCCGTG AGTGGGCAGAATCTCTGACAGAAATGGGTAGAGGGAAAACTTTTATTGGTGATTTCCTGCCCCCTGAGGAACTGGATAAGTTCATGGAGACCTTCAAGGCACTCAAG GAGGGCCGTGACCCGGACCTATCAGAGTACAAAGAGTTTAAGTTGACGGTGGAGAATCTTGGTTTCCGAATGCTTATGAAGATGGGCTGGAAGGAAGGAGATGGCTTGGGCAGTGATGGACAGGGCATCAAGGCTCCTGTCAACAA GGGAACCACGGCTATGAACGGAGCCGGGTTTGGAGTTGACCGTCCTGCTGTGCTCACCAGAAATGATGATGAATATGATGCTTTTAGAAAGAGGATGATGCTTGCTTACCGCTTCAGGCCCAACCCACTG AATAACCCACGAAGACCATATTACTGA